A part of Setaria viridis chromosome 8, Setaria_viridis_v4.0, whole genome shotgun sequence genomic DNA contains:
- the LOC117834753 gene encoding disease resistance protein RGA5 isoform X2 — protein sequence MEIVTGAIPSLLDKLGELLVGEYNLQNEVKGGIIFLQDELKSMQGALEKISRTPADKIDNQDKIWAREMREMSYDIEDNIDTYIVQCKGRKRKTDEQHSFKEAIDRILEWLWQPMIRRKIATEIREIKSRVIEVHKRRRMYEVSLGVDKPVTVDPRLFAQYTEVKELVGIDEARDELINKILIEGNEVPLKQGRIVSIVGFGGLGKTTLANAVYKKIRAQFDCYAFVSVSQIPNLKKLYKGLLYDLGKSINEETLDERRLIEVLREFLEDKRYFVVVDDVWDLSVWKMIRCALPDNDVGYTIITTTRISHVAEQAGGAYNMKPLSLNNSRKLLYRRIFGNGNKENNEEEEKCHDELVEVSDRILNKCAGVPLAIITMASLLDCKARDKMEWYDVCNSIGTGLENNLDVENMRKILSFSYYELPCHLRACLLYLSMFPEDYEIKKDRLIRMWIGEGFIQCEKAGKSLFELGESYFNELINRSMIQPVYDFDDIIIQGCRVHDMVLDLIRSLSSEENFVTILSNMGGTSPPNTIRRLSLQNGQESHVMAQATWSLQHARSVVVFPAAAFLVPPLDCCRVLRVLDLEDCNLSQANSSLKYLGNIHHLRYLGLRQTGISQLPEEIENLHLLQTLDVSHNKFLMLPSSVVQLRKLMCLYIDGFITAPDGIRNLTCLEQLLGLCIDPCTRNVIEELGQLTELRQLSIDLDEWNDKLLECLCKLQKMQELAIGNRGQRSIGGLDAWVAPRHLRILDTRNSCWFSTLPAWVNPSLLLDLTNLKIAMRELRQVDLEILGRLPALRYLDLLVDNKNLNILAGFVVGAGAFPCLVNCYFTNFVWPVVFQHGAMPRLRGLEFWWFYLREVRGIACNDGSLDLGLGNLPALQNVYVDLQRDGASKEEAEQAKAALRHAAEMHPNRPSHLIDIIDDE from the exons ATGGAGATCGTGACAGGGGCAATTCCAAGCCTCCTCGACAAGCTTGGTGAGTTGCTAGTTGGCGAGTACAATCTGCAAAATGAGGTGAAGGGAGGGATCATCTTCCTCCAAGATGAGCTCAAGAGCATGCAAGGTGCCCTCGAAAAGATCTCGAGGACACCAGCAGATAAGATTGACAACCAGGACAAGATCTGGGCTAGGGAAATGAGAGAGATGTCCTACGATATAGAGGACAATATTGACACATATATCGTGCAGTgcaaggggaggaagaggaagacggaCGAACAACATAGCTTCAAGGAAGCCATTGATAGGATCCTCGAATGGTTATGGCAGCCTATGATTCGTCGTAAGATTGCTACAGAAATCAGAGAGATCAAGAGCCGTGTCATCGAGGTGCATAAACGGCGCCGCATGTATGAGGTCAGCCTTGGTGTTGATAAGCCTGTAACTGTGGACCCTCGTTTATTCGCTCAGTACACGGAGGTGAAAGAGCTTGTTGGCATTGATGAGGCAAGGGATGAGTTAATCAATAAGATTTTGATAGAAGGGAATGAAGTTCCCTTGAAGCAAGGCAGGATAGTTTCAATTGTTGGATTTGGAGGCCTGGGAAAGACAACTCTTGCCAATGCAGTGTACAAAAAGATTAGAGCACAATTTGATTGCTATGCTTTTGTTTCTGTTTCTCAAATTCCTAACCTGAAGAAACTGTACAAGGGCTTGCTATATGATCTTGGGAAGAGCATCAACGAAGAAACATTGGATGAGAGGCGACTCATAGAAGTACTCAGAGAATTCCTTGAAGACAAAAG gtattttgttgttgttgatgatgtatgGGATTTATCAGTTTGGAAAATGATTAGATGTGCTTTGCCTGATAATGATGTTGGATACACTATTATTACAACCACCCGTATTTCTCATGTTGCTGAACAAGCTGGGGGTGCTTACAACATGAAACCTCTTTCTTTGAATAACTCCCGAAAACTACTGTATAGAAGAATATTTGGTAATGGGAACAAAGAgaacaatgaagaagaagaaaaatgtcaCGACGAGCTGGTCGAAGTATCTGACAGAATATTGAACAAATGTGCTGGTGTGCCATTAGCTATAATTACGATGGCTAGTTTGCTGGATTGCAAAGCAAGAGATAAAATGGAGTGGTATGATGTGTGCAATTCTATTGGTACTGGTCTGGAAAACAATCTAGATGTGGAGAATATGAGAAAGATTTTGTCATTTAGCTATTATGAGCTACCATGCCATTTAAGggcttgcttgttatatttgAGCATGTTTCCTGAAGATTATGAAATTAAGAAGGATCGTTTGATAAGGATGTGGATAGGTGAGGGTTTTATCCAATGTGAAAAAGCAGGGAAGAGCCTATTTGAACTCGGAGAGAGTTACTTCAATGAGCTTATAAATAGAAGCATGATCCAACCAGTATATGATTTTGATGACATAATAATACAAGGTTGTCGTGTACATGATATGGTGCTTGATCTTATCCGCTCCTTATCAAGTGAAGAAAACTTTGTTACTATACTAAGTAATATGGGAGGCACATCTCCGCCAAATACAATTCGGAGGTTGTCCCTTCAGAATGGCCAGGAAAGTCATGTGATGGCTCAAGCTACATGGAGCTTGCAACATGCAAGGTCAGTTGTTGTCTTTCCAGCTGCTGCTTTTCTAGTGCCGCCTCTTGACTGCTGCCGAGTTTTACGTGTTCTGGATTTAGAGGACTGTAATCTTTCACAAGCTAATAGTAGCCTTAAGTACCTTGGGAATATACATCACTTGAGGTACTTGGGACTTCGTCAGACAGGTATTTCTCAGCTCCCGGAAGAAATAGAAAACCTGCATCTTCTACAAACATTGGATGTGAGCCACAATAAATTTCTCATGTTGCCTTCGAGTGTTGTCCAGCTAAGAAAGTTGATGTGCCTATACATTGACGGATTTATAACTGCACCGGACGGAATTCGAAACTTGACATGCCTTGAACAGCTGTTAGGGTTATGCATTGATCCCTGCACTAGAAACGTTATAGAAGAGTTGGGCCAGCTAACTGAACTGAGGCAGCTGTCCATTGATTTGGACGAGTGGAACGACAAGCTGTTGGAGTGCCTATGCAAGCTACAAAAGATGCAGGAACTAGCTATCGGCAATAGGGGTCAACGCAGCATCGGCGGATTGGATGCCTGGGTCGCCCCTCGACATCTCCGCATATTGGATACACGAAACAGCTGTTGGTTTTCAACACTTCCGGCTTGGGTGAATCCATCGCTTCTTCTGGACCTCACCAATCTAAAGATCGCCATGAGGGAGCTACGTCAGGTTGATCTCGAAATCCTCGGGAGGTTGCCAGCTCTCCGCTATCTAGACCTGCTGGTGGACAATAAGAACCTCAATATCCTTGCGGGATTCGTTGTAGGTGCTGGTGCATTCCCGTGCCTTGTAAACTGTTACTTCACGAATTTTGTGTGGCCAGTGGTATTTCAGCATGGAGCAATGCCAAGGCTCAGAGGCCTTGAGTTCTGGTGGTTTTATCTGCGGGAGGTAAGAGGAATTGCCTGCAATGATGGTAGTCTCGACTTGGGCCTGGGAAACCTGCCAGCGCTGCAGAACGTCTATGTTGACCTGCAACGTGATGGTGCTAGCAAGGAGGAGGCAGAGCAAGCCAAGGCTGCGCTGAGGCATGCAGCTGAAATGCATCCCAATCGTCCCTCACATTTGATCGATATTATAG ATGACGAGTAA
- the LOC117834757 gene encoding wall-associated receptor kinase 5: MEVRFLQLGLGFLLLLAAKHDPALAVPSSQCQTQCGGVEIPYPFGIGDNCSLSSSFNVSCQIHDGVYKPFLGFVEVLNISLAQGTIRVLNQISTYCYNNSSGQMEDNRWWLDIRGGPFRFSDVHNKFTVIGCNTLAYIYDNTSTGYLSGCVSTCRNLSDLADGPCSGIGCCQTAIPRNMGYYEVLFSRGFNTSKVQRFSPCSYAVLMEAEAFNFSTKYISTTTFNDTRIGRAPVVMDWAISNKTTCEVATGTYACLSTNSGCVDSANGLGYLCNCSKGYQGNPYLQGGCQDVDECSSRPCPSGGVCHNTEGGYRCSCRAGRKFNRQRTTCDPDTGLIIGVAVGSLVLVIFSSFGYMILQKRKLNQVRQEHFREHGGMILFERMRSEKGLAFTVFSEAELIQATNNYDKSRIIGKGGHGTVYKGIVKGNMPVAIKRCALIDERQKKEFGQEMLILSQINHKNIVKLVGCCLEVEVPMLVYEFIPKGTLFELIHGKNQALQISFSTLLRIAHEAAEGLNFLHSYASPPIIHGDVKTANILLDENYMAKVSDFGASILAPSDKEQYVTMVQGTCGYLDPEYMLTCQLTEKSDVFSFGVILLEVLTGQEPLKLDGPETERSLSSNFLSAMKENNLDAILPSHVKGQENNELIRGLAELAKQCLDMCGSNRPSMKEIADELGRLRKLSLHPWVQVDVEMEAQSLLGGASTASFEIEGATSIGYPTQEGESLPMNPGSSYYAR, from the exons ATGGAAGTGCGCTTTCTGCAGCTTGGTCTTGGTTTTCTACTTCTGTTGGCAGCAAAGCACGACCCCGCTCTTGCGGTTCCTAGCTCTCAATGCCAAACGCAGTGTGGCGGTGTTGAGATTCCGTACCCGTTCGGCATCGGTGACAATTGCTCGCTGTCAAGCAGCTTCAACGTCAGCTGCCAGATCCACGATGGTGTCTACAAGCCATTCCTCGGTTTCGTGGAGGTGCTCAACATTTCCTTGGCTCAAGGCACGATCAGGGTGCTCAACCAAATCTCAACATACTGCTACAACAACTCCTCCGGTCAGATGGAGGATAATCGTTGGTGGCTCGACATAAGAGGTGGCCCATTCCGATTCTCAGACGTCCACAATAAGTTCACCGTCATTGGCTGCAACACCCTCGCCTATATCTACGACAACACCAGCACCGGTTACCTAAGTGGGTGTGTCTCAACTTGCCGGAATCTGTCAGACCTAGCGGACGGACCCTGCTCCGGAATTGGCTGCTGCCAGACAGCCATACCTAGGAATATGGGCTATTACGAGGTCTTGTTCAGTCGCGGTTTCAACACAAGCAAAGTTCAGAGGTTCAGCCCTTGCAGCTACGCCGTGCtgatggaggcggaggcgtTCAATTTCAGCACCAAGTACATCAGCACGACCACGTTCAATGACACAAGAATTGGGCGAGCACCAGTGGTGATGGACTGGGCGATAAGTAACAAGACGACATGTGAGGTCGCCACGGGCACTTACGCATGCCTCAGCACCAACAGCGGGTGCGTGGATTCAGCCAACGGGCTAGGGTACCTGTGCAACTGCTCCAAAGGGTACCAAGGCAACCCGTATCTTCAAGGTGGATGCCAAG ACGTTGATGAGTGTAGTAGCCGCCCATGCCCTTCAGGCGGTGTTTGCCACAACACGGAAGGAGGCTACCGGTGTTCTTGTCGAGCAGGAAGGAAGTTTAACAGGCAAAGAACCACATGCGACCCTGATACTGGCTTAATAATAG GAGTTGCAGTCGGCTCTCTTGTTCTCGTGATTTTCTCCTCCTTCGGATACATGATTCTTCAAAAGAGAAAGCTGAACCAAGTTAGGCAAGAACATTTTCGAGAACATGGGGGCATGATTCTGTTTGAGAGGATGAGATCAGAAAAAGGTCTTGCTTTCACGGTGTTTAGCGAAGCTGAACTGATACAAGCCACAAACAACTACGACAAGAGCAGAATAATTGGAAAAGGAGGCCATGGAACAGTCTACAAAGGGATAGTTAAGGGCAACATGCCTGTTGCGATTAAGCGATGTGCACTTATTGATGAAAGACAAAAGAAGGAATTTGGACAAGAAATGCTAATACTCTCCCAGATCAACCACAAGAACATTGTCAAACTAGTGGGTTGTTGCCTTGAGGTGGAAGTTCCAATGTTGGTCTATGAATTCATCCCAAAAGGCACACTGTTTGAACTTATCCATGGCAAGAACCAAGCATTACAAATCTCTTTCAGCACTTTATTAAGGATTGCTCATGAAGCAGCTGAAGGTCTCAATTTCCTACACTCATACGCATCTCCCCCAATTATCCATGGTGATGTGAAGACTGCCAATATTCTTTTAGATGAAAACTACATGGCAAAAGTGTCAGATTTTGGAGCCTCCATACTAGCCCCATCAGATAAAGAGCAGTATGTCACAATGGTTCAAGGTACCTGTGGCTACCTCGACCCTGAATACATGCTGACATGCCAATTGACAGAGAAAAGCGACGTCTTTAGCTTTGGTGTTATCCTTCTAGAGGTACTCACTGGCCAAGAGCCTCTGAAGTTGGATGGGCCTGAGACGGAAAGAAGTCTGTCGTCAAATTTCTTGTCCGCTATGAAGGAGAACAACCTTGATGCGATCTTGCCGAGCCATGTAAAGGGACAAGAGAACAATGAATTGATCAGAGGCCTTGCGGAGCTAGCCAAGCAATGCCTGGACATGTGTGGCAGCAACAGACCATCGatgaaggagatcgccgatgAGCTCGGCAGATTGAGGAAGCTTTCACTGCATCCTTGGGTACAAGTCGATGTTGAGATGGAGGCTCAGAGTCTTCTCGGTGGAGCGTCGACTGCTAGCTTTGAAATAGAAGGTGCCACTAGTATTGGTTATCCTACACAAGAAGGTGAGAGCCTGCCCATGAACCCAGGAAGTTCGTACTACGCCAGGTGA
- the LOC117834566 gene encoding proteasome subunit alpha type-5-like, whose product MRLIADGKTATHLTCCIFIESRPFGVSLLIAGHDENGPSLYYTDPSGTFLQCNAKAIGSGSEGADSSLQEQYNKDLTLQEAETIALSILKQVMEEKVTPNNVDIAKVAPKYHLYTPLLRSKPSLQGCETLADSCYSHHQSVIDRLCTKRGHVDAGQSA is encoded by the exons ATGAGATTAATAGCAGATGGAAAGACAGCAACTCACCTCACTTGTTGCatattcatagaa TCACGACCATTTGGAGTGTCTCTCCTAATTGCTGGACATGATGAGAATGGACCTAGCTT GTACTACACGGACCCGTCTGGTACCTTTTTGCAATGCAACGCAAAGGCAATCGGATCAGGCTCTGAAGGAGCTGATAGCTCCTTGCAGGAGCAGTACAACAAGG ATCTGACCCTCCAGGAGGCGGAGACCATAGCCCTTTCTATCCTGAAGCAGGTTATGGAAGAGAAG GTGACCCCAAACAATGTCGATATCGCCAAGGTCGCCCCCAAGTACCACCTCTATACGCCCCTGCTGAGGTCGAAGCCGTCATTGCAAGGCTGTGAAACGCTTGCAGATTCTTGCTATTCCCATCATCAATCAGTAATAGACAGGCTTTGTACGAAGCGTGGACATGTTGATGCGGGCCAATCTGCCTAG
- the LOC117834753 gene encoding disease resistance protein RGA5 isoform X1 has product MEIVTGAIPSLLDKLGELLVGEYNLQNEVKGGIIFLQDELKSMQGALEKISRTPADKIDNQDKIWAREMREMSYDIEDNIDTYIVQCKGRKRKTDEQHSFKEAIDRILEWLWQPMIRRKIATEIREIKSRVIEVHKRRRMYEVSLGVDKPVTVDPRLFAQYTEVKELVGIDEARDELINKILIEGNEVPLKQGRIVSIVGFGGLGKTTLANAVYKKIRAQFDCYAFVSVSQIPNLKKLYKGLLYDLGKSINEETLDERRLIEVLREFLEDKRYFVVVDDVWDLSVWKMIRCALPDNDVGYTIITTTRISHVAEQAGGAYNMKPLSLNNSRKLLYRRIFGNGNKENNEEEEKCHDELVEVSDRILNKCAGVPLAIITMASLLDCKARDKMEWYDVCNSIGTGLENNLDVENMRKILSFSYYELPCHLRACLLYLSMFPEDYEIKKDRLIRMWIGEGFIQCEKAGKSLFELGESYFNELINRSMIQPVYDFDDIIIQGCRVHDMVLDLIRSLSSEENFVTILSNMGGTSPPNTIRRLSLQNGQESHVMAQATWSLQHARSVVVFPAAAFLVPPLDCCRVLRVLDLEDCNLSQANSSLKYLGNIHHLRYLGLRQTGISQLPEEIENLHLLQTLDVSHNKFLMLPSSVVQLRKLMCLYIDGFITAPDGIRNLTCLEQLLGLCIDPCTRNVIEELGQLTELRQLSIDLDEWNDKLLECLCKLQKMQELAIGNRGQRSIGGLDAWVAPRHLRILDTRNSCWFSTLPAWVNPSLLLDLTNLKIAMRELRQVDLEILGRLPALRYLDLLVDNKNLNILAGFVVGAGAFPCLVNCYFTNFVWPVVFQHGAMPRLRGLEFWWFYLREVRGIACNDGSLDLGLGNLPALQNVYVDLQRDGASKEEAEQAKAALRHAAEMHPNRPSHLIDIIGAPAPECYSLLVSFPLSCKLHLHLFLCLRWWDLRVIFHHAFLLAPLPQFV; this is encoded by the exons ATGGAGATCGTGACAGGGGCAATTCCAAGCCTCCTCGACAAGCTTGGTGAGTTGCTAGTTGGCGAGTACAATCTGCAAAATGAGGTGAAGGGAGGGATCATCTTCCTCCAAGATGAGCTCAAGAGCATGCAAGGTGCCCTCGAAAAGATCTCGAGGACACCAGCAGATAAGATTGACAACCAGGACAAGATCTGGGCTAGGGAAATGAGAGAGATGTCCTACGATATAGAGGACAATATTGACACATATATCGTGCAGTgcaaggggaggaagaggaagacggaCGAACAACATAGCTTCAAGGAAGCCATTGATAGGATCCTCGAATGGTTATGGCAGCCTATGATTCGTCGTAAGATTGCTACAGAAATCAGAGAGATCAAGAGCCGTGTCATCGAGGTGCATAAACGGCGCCGCATGTATGAGGTCAGCCTTGGTGTTGATAAGCCTGTAACTGTGGACCCTCGTTTATTCGCTCAGTACACGGAGGTGAAAGAGCTTGTTGGCATTGATGAGGCAAGGGATGAGTTAATCAATAAGATTTTGATAGAAGGGAATGAAGTTCCCTTGAAGCAAGGCAGGATAGTTTCAATTGTTGGATTTGGAGGCCTGGGAAAGACAACTCTTGCCAATGCAGTGTACAAAAAGATTAGAGCACAATTTGATTGCTATGCTTTTGTTTCTGTTTCTCAAATTCCTAACCTGAAGAAACTGTACAAGGGCTTGCTATATGATCTTGGGAAGAGCATCAACGAAGAAACATTGGATGAGAGGCGACTCATAGAAGTACTCAGAGAATTCCTTGAAGACAAAAG gtattttgttgttgttgatgatgtatgGGATTTATCAGTTTGGAAAATGATTAGATGTGCTTTGCCTGATAATGATGTTGGATACACTATTATTACAACCACCCGTATTTCTCATGTTGCTGAACAAGCTGGGGGTGCTTACAACATGAAACCTCTTTCTTTGAATAACTCCCGAAAACTACTGTATAGAAGAATATTTGGTAATGGGAACAAAGAgaacaatgaagaagaagaaaaatgtcaCGACGAGCTGGTCGAAGTATCTGACAGAATATTGAACAAATGTGCTGGTGTGCCATTAGCTATAATTACGATGGCTAGTTTGCTGGATTGCAAAGCAAGAGATAAAATGGAGTGGTATGATGTGTGCAATTCTATTGGTACTGGTCTGGAAAACAATCTAGATGTGGAGAATATGAGAAAGATTTTGTCATTTAGCTATTATGAGCTACCATGCCATTTAAGggcttgcttgttatatttgAGCATGTTTCCTGAAGATTATGAAATTAAGAAGGATCGTTTGATAAGGATGTGGATAGGTGAGGGTTTTATCCAATGTGAAAAAGCAGGGAAGAGCCTATTTGAACTCGGAGAGAGTTACTTCAATGAGCTTATAAATAGAAGCATGATCCAACCAGTATATGATTTTGATGACATAATAATACAAGGTTGTCGTGTACATGATATGGTGCTTGATCTTATCCGCTCCTTATCAAGTGAAGAAAACTTTGTTACTATACTAAGTAATATGGGAGGCACATCTCCGCCAAATACAATTCGGAGGTTGTCCCTTCAGAATGGCCAGGAAAGTCATGTGATGGCTCAAGCTACATGGAGCTTGCAACATGCAAGGTCAGTTGTTGTCTTTCCAGCTGCTGCTTTTCTAGTGCCGCCTCTTGACTGCTGCCGAGTTTTACGTGTTCTGGATTTAGAGGACTGTAATCTTTCACAAGCTAATAGTAGCCTTAAGTACCTTGGGAATATACATCACTTGAGGTACTTGGGACTTCGTCAGACAGGTATTTCTCAGCTCCCGGAAGAAATAGAAAACCTGCATCTTCTACAAACATTGGATGTGAGCCACAATAAATTTCTCATGTTGCCTTCGAGTGTTGTCCAGCTAAGAAAGTTGATGTGCCTATACATTGACGGATTTATAACTGCACCGGACGGAATTCGAAACTTGACATGCCTTGAACAGCTGTTAGGGTTATGCATTGATCCCTGCACTAGAAACGTTATAGAAGAGTTGGGCCAGCTAACTGAACTGAGGCAGCTGTCCATTGATTTGGACGAGTGGAACGACAAGCTGTTGGAGTGCCTATGCAAGCTACAAAAGATGCAGGAACTAGCTATCGGCAATAGGGGTCAACGCAGCATCGGCGGATTGGATGCCTGGGTCGCCCCTCGACATCTCCGCATATTGGATACACGAAACAGCTGTTGGTTTTCAACACTTCCGGCTTGGGTGAATCCATCGCTTCTTCTGGACCTCACCAATCTAAAGATCGCCATGAGGGAGCTACGTCAGGTTGATCTCGAAATCCTCGGGAGGTTGCCAGCTCTCCGCTATCTAGACCTGCTGGTGGACAATAAGAACCTCAATATCCTTGCGGGATTCGTTGTAGGTGCTGGTGCATTCCCGTGCCTTGTAAACTGTTACTTCACGAATTTTGTGTGGCCAGTGGTATTTCAGCATGGAGCAATGCCAAGGCTCAGAGGCCTTGAGTTCTGGTGGTTTTATCTGCGGGAGGTAAGAGGAATTGCCTGCAATGATGGTAGTCTCGACTTGGGCCTGGGAAACCTGCCAGCGCTGCAGAACGTCTATGTTGACCTGCAACGTGATGGTGCTAGCAAGGAGGAGGCAGAGCAAGCCAAGGCTGCGCTGAGGCATGCAGCTGAAATGCATCCCAATCGTCCCTCACATTTGATCGATATTATAGGTGCGCCAGCTCCTGAATGTTATTCCTTACTTGTCTCCTTCCCCCTTTCTTGTAAACTGCATTTGCATTTATTCCTCTGTTTGAGATGGTGGGATCTCCGGGTGATCTTTCACCACGCCTTTCTTCTAGCCCCTTTGCCTCAATTCGTCTAA